The Flavobacterium psychrophilum genome includes a region encoding these proteins:
- a CDS encoding RNA polymerase subunit sigma-24 — MANVVIPDAVLVKNYVDGDENSLSVLITRHQSKIYGFIYSKVTDRDIADDIFQDTFIKVIKTLKSNSYNEEGKFLPWVMRISHNLIVDHFRRNKKMPMFRETEEFSIFSIMTDNSPNIENRIITEQVESDLQRLIEELPDDQKEVLQMRIYQDLSFKEIADMTGVSINTALGRMRYALMNLRKVIEKNKIILTN, encoded by the coding sequence ATGGCTAATGTTGTAATCCCCGACGCTGTTCTGGTTAAAAACTATGTAGATGGAGACGAAAACTCTCTTTCTGTATTAATTACCAGACACCAATCAAAAATTTACGGTTTTATCTATTCTAAGGTAACTGACAGGGATATTGCTGACGATATCTTCCAGGATACTTTTATTAAAGTGATAAAAACACTAAAGTCAAACTCATATAACGAGGAGGGTAAATTCCTGCCGTGGGTAATGCGTATTTCGCACAACCTTATAGTAGACCATTTCAGGAGAAACAAGAAAATGCCAATGTTCCGCGAAACGGAAGAGTTTTCTATATTTTCTATCATGACCGATAATAGCCCGAATATTGAGAACAGGATAATTACAGAACAGGTTGAAAGCGACCTGCAAAGGCTTATTGAAGAACTTCCGGATGACCAGAAAGAAGTGCTGCAAATGAGAATTTACCAGGATCTTAGTTTTAAGGAAATAGCCGATATGACTGGGGTTAGCATCAACACAGCTCTTGGGAGGATGAGGTATGCCCTTATGAACCTGAGAAAAGTTATAGAAAAAAATAAAATAATTTTGACGAATTAA
- a CDS encoding nicotinate-nucleotide adenylyltransferase yields the protein MKLNDDDITLKGDRVIEHVPSIKDKALRINLNENIYGTFSEIGAGQETVRHFFRSGGSSGTIAKAMSAYDKDFSDAIYGTEEDGRYVTESRLKKMLSHEVRIIESRLKRDKHPSKVFFSYANTVATIDFAKQFKGHGWVGLKYQVEPDEDYNEIILHIRFKETDARLQQETLGILGVNLIYGAFYKYNDPKKLLRYLYDHLDKDQLEIDTINFSGPRFADVDNRLMSLQLVKNGMTDAVMFDPSGHNVLPAAMLYKKNILALRGSFRPVTKVNMDMYEKSYKMFLEENKVDKDKALVVFEITLSNLRSEGEIDERDFMDRAELLCSLGQTVMISNFQEYYKVVEYFSSYTKARMGLAMGVSNLVDIFDEKYYRHLSGGILEAFGKLFYRDLKVFLYPMKDEEGTVIDSENLKVHPRMKELYKFFKFNGKVIDIAEVDPNNLDIFSREVLKMINKGKSGWEEMLPPGIAEVIKQNHLFGYDPKKLVEQS from the coding sequence ATGAAATTAAACGATGACGACATAACCCTAAAGGGCGACAGGGTAATTGAACACGTGCCTTCTATAAAAGATAAAGCACTGCGCATAAACCTGAACGAAAACATTTACGGAACCTTTTCTGAGATAGGGGCCGGACAGGAAACAGTCCGCCACTTCTTTAGGTCCGGGGGGTCATCGGGAACCATAGCAAAAGCGATGTCTGCTTACGACAAAGACTTTAGTGATGCTATTTACGGCACCGAAGAAGACGGGCGCTACGTTACCGAAAGCCGCCTTAAAAAAATGCTTAGCCACGAGGTACGAATTATTGAAAGCAGGCTGAAACGCGACAAACACCCAAGCAAAGTATTTTTTAGCTACGCCAACACGGTTGCTACCATAGATTTTGCCAAACAATTTAAAGGCCACGGCTGGGTAGGACTTAAATACCAGGTTGAGCCGGACGAAGATTACAACGAAATTATTCTGCACATACGTTTTAAGGAAACCGATGCCCGCCTTCAGCAGGAAACGCTTGGTATTTTAGGTGTAAACCTTATTTACGGTGCATTTTATAAATACAACGACCCAAAGAAGCTTTTACGTTATCTGTATGACCACCTTGACAAGGATCAGCTGGAAATTGATACCATCAATTTCTCAGGACCGCGCTTTGCCGATGTAGACAACAGGCTAATGAGCCTTCAGCTGGTTAAAAACGGCATGACCGATGCGGTAATGTTTGACCCTAGCGGACATAACGTATTGCCTGCTGCCATGCTTTATAAGAAAAACATTCTTGCTTTAAGAGGTAGTTTCCGTCCTGTTACAAAAGTAAACATGGACATGTATGAGAAATCATACAAAATGTTCCTTGAAGAAAATAAGGTAGATAAGGATAAAGCCCTTGTAGTTTTTGAAATCACGCTTTCTAACCTTCGTTCGGAAGGTGAAATCGATGAGCGTGACTTTATGGACCGTGCCGAGCTGCTTTGCTCTTTAGGCCAAACTGTAATGATATCTAACTTCCAGGAATATTACAAAGTAGTTGAATACTTCTCAAGCTATACTAAAGCCCGTATGGGTCTGGCGATGGGTGTAAGCAACCTTGTTGATATTTTCGACGAGAAATACTACCGTCACTTAAGCGGGGGAATTCTTGAAGCTTTCGGTAAGTTATTTTACCGTGACCTTAAGGTATTCTTGTATCCAATGAAGGATGAAGAAGGAACAGTAATTGATTCTGAAAACCTTAAAGTACACCCAAGGATGAAAGAGCTTTACAAGTTCTTTAAATTCAACGGAAAAGTAATTGATATTGCAGAAGTTGATCCTAATAACCTTGACATTTTCTCCCGTGAGGTACTTAAAATGATAAACAAAGGCAAATCGGGATGGGAAGAAATGCTTCCGCCGGGTATTGCAGAAGTTATAAAACAGAACCATTTGTTTGGTTATGATCCTAAGAAATTAGTAGAGCAGTCTTAA
- a CDS encoding beta-lactamase produces MKVWFLGTGTSQGIPVIGSTHPVCLSSDQRDKRLRVSVWIQWGDASYLIDCGPDFRQQMLTSHCTKLDGILFTHEHSDHTAGIDDIRPFVFRQGDMPIYAHKRVIQSLKQRFEYIFEEEDRYPGAPSVHVNEVKENEAFTLAGQTVVPIGVMHGSLDIFGYRIGDFAYLTDVKTVAPSEIEKLEGVKVLVVSALREEPHNTHFNLQEAIDFINIIQPERSYLTHISHLMGFHAEVQEKLPNNVFLAYDNLQITI; encoded by the coding sequence TTGAAAGTTTGGTTTTTAGGTACGGGAACATCACAGGGCATTCCGGTAATAGGTAGCACCCATCCGGTTTGCCTTAGTAGCGACCAGCGCGATAAACGCCTGCGTGTATCTGTATGGATACAGTGGGGCGATGCCTCATACCTAATAGATTGCGGTCCCGATTTCCGCCAGCAGATGCTTACCAGCCACTGCACAAAACTTGACGGTATACTTTTTACCCACGAACATTCAGACCATACTGCCGGTATAGATGATATACGCCCTTTTGTTTTTCGACAGGGCGATATGCCTATTTATGCCCACAAACGTGTAATTCAAAGTCTTAAACAACGTTTTGAGTACATATTTGAGGAAGAAGACCGCTATCCGGGTGCTCCATCGGTACATGTAAACGAAGTGAAGGAAAATGAAGCGTTTACGCTTGCAGGGCAAACCGTGGTGCCGATAGGTGTAATGCACGGCAGCCTTGATATTTTTGGGTACAGGATTGGCGATTTTGCCTACCTGACCGATGTTAAAACGGTAGCGCCATCTGAAATTGAAAAGCTTGAAGGGGTAAAGGTCCTTGTGGTAAGCGCATTGCGTGAAGAGCCTCACAATACTCATTTTAACCTTCAGGAAGCCATAGATTTTATAAATATAATACAGCCCGAAAGGTCTTATCTTACTCATATTAGCCATCTTATGGGATTTCATGCAGAAGTGCAGGAAAAGCTGCCGAATAATGTATTTTTGGCGTACGATAATTTACAAATAACTATATAA
- a CDS encoding 5'-nucleosidase — protein sequence MINKTIGIMGAMPQEIDGVIALLKNPVRRTIGMRAYTSGTINGINVVVVFSRWGKVAASATVATLIHVFNVTEVIFTGVAGAIDATLNIGDIIIAKRLYQHDMDARPLMQQFEIPLLGKTFFECDLPEIERAKEAIRPLIIDKTLTEIVGAEVFAEFGINTPNLYIGDIASGDQFFANNDQKLKLHSNMPTILCVEMEGAAVAQVCFEHKVPYTIIRTISDAADDTSHIDFPKFIEKISSKCSVSIIERLLAS from the coding sequence ATGATCAACAAAACAATCGGTATTATGGGTGCTATGCCTCAGGAAATAGATGGTGTAATTGCATTGCTTAAAAATCCGGTTCGTAGAACAATCGGTATGCGGGCATATACATCGGGTACTATCAATGGGATTAATGTAGTGGTTGTGTTTTCCCGCTGGGGAAAAGTTGCAGCGTCAGCAACAGTAGCGACACTTATCCATGTTTTTAATGTAACTGAAGTTATTTTTACCGGTGTTGCAGGTGCAATTGATGCTACTCTGAATATTGGCGACATAATAATTGCTAAAAGGCTTTACCAGCATGATATGGATGCACGTCCGCTTATGCAGCAGTTTGAAATTCCGCTATTGGGAAAAACATTCTTTGAGTGTGACCTACCAGAAATTGAAAGAGCCAAAGAAGCAATACGTCCACTTATCATTGATAAAACCTTAACCGAAATTGTAGGTGCTGAAGTATTCGCAGAATTTGGTATCAACACCCCTAACCTATATATTGGCGATATTGCCAGCGGTGATCAGTTCTTTGCCAACAATGACCAAAAACTAAAACTCCACAGCAACATGCCAACAATACTTTGCGTAGAAATGGAAGGCGCTGCGGTGGCTCAGGTATGCTTTGAACACAAGGTTCCCTATACTATTATCAGGACAATATCTGATGCTGCCGATGACACATCGCATATTGATTTCCCTAAGTTTATTGAGAAAATATCCAGTAAATGTTCGGTGAGTATTATAGAGCGTTTATTGGCAAGTTAA
- a CDS encoding laminarinase, producing MKKISLLLLLAGVVGSAQVKKGKLVWEENFKGKALNEKVWNFELGDGCPNVCGWGNNERQLYTTTNHTIKGGKLIITAKKEGDKYTSTRITTAGKKEFKYGYMEARAKVPTGHGIWPAFWMLGSNIKQAGWPLSGEIDIIEYIGREPHIAYTTLHTKANHGDNASSKKTPIEDIEEGFHTYGANWTPEYIEFFIDDKSVYKFEPKDKSVEVWPFDQPFYFIVNMAVGGNFGGPNVDDTIFPQEYIIDYIRVYDN from the coding sequence ATGAAAAAAATATCCTTACTATTATTACTGGCGGGAGTTGTTGGCTCTGCACAGGTAAAAAAAGGCAAACTGGTTTGGGAAGAAAACTTTAAAGGTAAAGCCCTCAATGAGAAGGTGTGGAACTTTGAACTTGGCGATGGATGCCCTAACGTATGCGGATGGGGTAATAATGAACGCCAGCTGTATACAACGACCAACCATACAATAAAAGGCGGTAAACTTATTATTACAGCCAAAAAAGAAGGTGATAAATATACTTCTACCCGTATAACGACAGCAGGTAAAAAGGAGTTTAAATATGGTTATATGGAAGCCAGGGCAAAAGTACCTACCGGGCATGGTATATGGCCTGCATTCTGGATGCTTGGATCTAACATTAAACAAGCCGGATGGCCTTTAAGCGGAGAAATAGATATAATTGAATATATAGGCCGCGAGCCGCATATTGCGTACACTACCCTGCATACAAAAGCCAATCATGGCGATAATGCAAGTTCTAAAAAAACACCAATAGAAGATATTGAAGAAGGCTTTCACACGTATGGTGCGAACTGGACTCCTGAATATATTGAATTTTTTATAGACGATAAGTCGGTTTATAAATTCGAACCAAAAGATAAATCTGTCGAAGTGTGGCCTTTTGACCAGCCCTTTTACTTTATAGTAAATATGGCTGTAGGCGGCAACTTTGGCGGCCCTAATGTAGACGACACTATATTTCCACAGGAGTATATAATCGATTACATTAGAGTGTATGATAATTAA
- a CDS encoding endonuclease III, whose product MTKAQKVQFVMDTLDEIYPTIPIPLDHKDPYTLLIAVLMSAQSTDVRVNQITPLLFAKADNPYDMVKLTVEEIREIIKPVGLSPMKAKGIHGLSEILIDKHNGEVPQSFEALEELPAVGHKTASVVMSQAFGVPAFPVDTHIHRLMYRWGFTNGKNVVQTEKDAKRLFPEEKWNELHLQIIWYGREYSPARGWDLKKDIITATIGRKSVLEEYENKVHKKTSR is encoded by the coding sequence ATGACCAAAGCGCAAAAGGTACAGTTCGTAATGGACACCCTTGACGAAATATACCCAACTATCCCTATCCCTTTAGATCATAAAGACCCTTACACATTGTTGATTGCCGTACTAATGAGCGCCCAGAGTACCGACGTTCGTGTGAACCAAATTACACCACTGTTATTTGCAAAAGCAGATAATCCATACGATATGGTAAAGCTGACAGTAGAAGAAATAAGGGAAATTATAAAACCGGTTGGGCTTTCTCCGATGAAGGCCAAAGGCATACACGGACTTTCGGAAATATTAATAGATAAGCATAACGGAGAGGTTCCGCAGAGCTTTGAAGCTTTGGAAGAACTGCCTGCTGTAGGTCATAAAACGGCAAGTGTGGTAATGAGTCAGGCATTTGGCGTACCGGCATTTCCCGTAGATACCCATATTCACAGACTAATGTACCGCTGGGGATTTACCAATGGTAAAAATGTAGTGCAGACCGAAAAAGATGCTAAACGTTTATTTCCGGAGGAAAAATGGAATGAACTTCACCTACAGATCATCTGGTACGGACGCGAATACTCTCCTGCGCGGGGCTGGGATCTTAAAAAAGACATCATCACCGCAACTATAGGACGAAAGTCGGTACTTGAAGAATATGAAAATAAAGTGCATAAAAAAACCTCCCGTTAA
- a CDS encoding transcriptional regulator, whose protein sequence is MTQIKESSTIQENKRFAHEECPVTYVMEKIGGYWKPIILFHLLTGAKRYGELRKAIPSITEKMLIQHLKQLENDNLVLRTALPVVPPHVTYSLTEMGQALGPVLYGMGEWAIKDSVANNKPYFKDLKDFPKVS, encoded by the coding sequence ATGACACAGATTAAAGAAAGTTCTACTATACAGGAAAACAAACGTTTTGCCCATGAGGAATGTCCTGTAACATATGTTATGGAAAAGATAGGCGGCTACTGGAAGCCAATTATTTTATTCCACCTGCTTACCGGGGCGAAAAGATACGGAGAATTGCGTAAGGCAATCCCTTCGATCACCGAAAAAATGCTGATTCAGCACCTGAAACAACTGGAAAATGATAATCTGGTTTTACGAACAGCATTACCTGTTGTTCCGCCGCATGTAACCTACTCGTTGACCGAGATGGGACAGGCTTTGGGTCCTGTTTTATATGGTATGGGCGAATGGGCTATTAAAGACAGCGTTGCAAACAACAAACCTTACTTTAAAGATTTGAAGGATTTTCCAAAAGTATCATAA
- a CDS encoding thiol peroxidase: MTTLTKGDKAPDFSVVDQDGKTHTLADYKGKKLVVFFYPKASTPGCTAEACDLRDNYHRFQTQNYELLGVSADSQAKQTKFKEKYELPFPLLADEDKSVINAFGVWGPKKFMGKLFDGINRTTFVIDENGIIDEVITAVKTKEHTAQILK, encoded by the coding sequence ATGACAACACTTACAAAAGGAGATAAAGCACCTGATTTTTCAGTAGTTGACCAGGATGGCAAAACACATACATTAGCAGATTATAAAGGTAAAAAACTGGTAGTTTTCTTTTACCCGAAAGCCAGCACACCGGGGTGCACCGCCGAAGCATGCGATCTTCGGGATAATTACCACCGCTTCCAGACGCAGAATTACGAACTTTTAGGCGTTAGCGCCGACAGTCAGGCAAAGCAGACAAAGTTTAAAGAAAAATATGAACTTCCGTTCCCACTTTTGGCCGATGAAGACAAGAGTGTTATTAATGCTTTTGGCGTATGGGGTCCTAAAAAATTTATGGGTAAATTGTTTGACGGCATCAACCGTACCACATTTGTAATCGATGAAAACGGAATTATAGATGAGGTTATCACTGCGGTAAAAACCAAAGAGCACACGGCTCAGATATTGAAATAA
- a CDS encoding beta-glucosidase — MKYNLPKYMLPALLALALGCSTVKKDIASSPKNKTAIDRKVDSLLSLMTLEEKVGQMNQYNGFWNVTGPAPKDGSAAKKYEHLKKGWVGSMLNVKGVKDVKALQKIAVEQTRLGIPVIFGYDVIHGYKTISPIPLAEAASWDLEAIQRSAEIAAAESAASGLNWTFAPMVDVSRDARWGRVMEGAGEDTYLNSVIAVARVKGFQGNLGEFSLAACVKHFAGYSFAEAGKDYNTADMSHNTLHNVILPPFKAAADAGALTFMNSFNDIDGIPATGNTYLQRDILKRDWNFEGFVVSDWGSMGEMVGHGYAKDLKQAAEMAANAGSDMDMESSGYIEHLAALVREGKVSEDKINDAVRRILKVKFQLGLFDNPYKYCDEAREAATVGKKEFHDGVLDVAKKSIVLLKNEKNLLPLKKQGQKIAVIGALANDKTSPLGSWRIGADDNTAISVLEGLREYKGNQLTYAKGADVVVGDPQFVVETKINMTDKSGFNEAVNAAKGADVVIMVLGEHGLQTGEGRSRADLALPGVQQELLETVYKANPNIVLVLTNGRPLVIPWAAKNVPAIVEAWHLGTQSGNAIAQVLYGDYNPSGKLPMTFPRAVGQLPMYYNHKSTGRPGGDTPTESVFWSHYGDIDNSPQYPFGYGLSYAKFEYSNLKLSSNSLNPNGKITLSVSVKNNSAVDGKEVVQLYIRDLFGSVTRPVKELKGFELTEIKAGQTKTVSFTIDEKMLEFYTANEKWETEPGDFKVFVGTDSATKMEASFSYSK; from the coding sequence ATGAAATATAATTTACCAAAATATATGCTTCCGGCTTTGCTGGCGCTCGCTTTGGGCTGCAGTACCGTAAAAAAGGATATAGCATCATCTCCAAAAAACAAAACTGCTATAGACCGTAAAGTAGATTCATTGCTTAGCCTTATGACCCTTGAAGAAAAAGTGGGTCAAATGAATCAGTACAACGGTTTCTGGAATGTAACCGGACCGGCGCCTAAAGATGGCTCGGCCGCAAAAAAATATGAACATCTTAAAAAAGGATGGGTAGGCTCTATGCTTAATGTAAAAGGTGTAAAAGATGTAAAAGCATTACAAAAAATTGCCGTAGAACAAACCAGGCTGGGTATACCCGTTATATTTGGCTATGACGTTATTCACGGATACAAAACCATAAGCCCTATTCCCCTTGCAGAAGCTGCAAGCTGGGATCTGGAAGCAATTCAAAGATCGGCAGAGATTGCAGCAGCAGAGTCTGCCGCATCAGGTTTAAACTGGACATTTGCCCCAATGGTAGATGTATCGCGCGATGCCCGCTGGGGCCGTGTTATGGAAGGCGCAGGCGAAGATACTTATCTTAACAGTGTAATTGCTGTTGCACGTGTAAAAGGCTTTCAGGGCAACCTGGGCGAATTTAGCCTTGCAGCATGTGTAAAACACTTTGCCGGCTATTCTTTTGCTGAAGCCGGTAAAGATTATAATACTGCAGACATGAGTCATAATACATTACACAACGTTATCCTGCCTCCTTTTAAGGCAGCAGCCGATGCGGGTGCACTTACGTTTATGAACTCGTTTAACGATATAGATGGTATTCCTGCCACAGGAAATACGTATTTACAAAGAGATATACTTAAAAGAGACTGGAATTTTGAGGGCTTTGTAGTGTCTGACTGGGGCTCTATGGGCGAAATGGTTGGGCATGGCTATGCTAAAGACCTTAAGCAGGCTGCTGAAATGGCTGCCAACGCAGGTAGCGATATGGATATGGAATCGTCGGGATATATTGAGCACCTTGCTGCACTTGTACGCGAAGGCAAAGTATCTGAAGACAAAATAAACGATGCGGTTCGCCGTATACTTAAGGTAAAATTTCAGTTAGGATTATTTGATAATCCTTACAAATACTGTGATGAAGCACGTGAAGCAGCTACAGTTGGCAAGAAAGAATTCCATGATGGTGTTCTGGACGTTGCTAAGAAATCAATAGTACTGCTTAAGAACGAAAAGAACCTGCTTCCATTAAAAAAACAGGGACAAAAGATAGCTGTTATTGGTGCATTAGCAAATGATAAAACGAGTCCGTTAGGAAGCTGGAGGATTGGTGCCGACGATAATACCGCTATATCTGTACTCGAAGGGTTACGCGAGTATAAAGGCAACCAACTGACCTATGCCAAAGGTGCCGACGTAGTTGTTGGAGATCCTCAGTTTGTTGTAGAAACTAAAATAAACATGACCGATAAAAGCGGCTTTAACGAAGCGGTAAACGCAGCCAAGGGTGCTGATGTGGTTATTATGGTACTGGGAGAACATGGCCTGCAAACAGGCGAAGGCCGTAGCCGCGCCGACCTGGCGCTACCGGGCGTTCAGCAGGAACTTTTAGAAACGGTTTATAAAGCAAACCCTAATATTGTATTAGTGCTTACTAACGGAAGGCCATTAGTTATTCCATGGGCAGCTAAAAATGTTCCTGCTATTGTAGAAGCATGGCACCTTGGTACACAAAGCGGTAATGCCATTGCACAGGTTTTGTATGGCGATTATAACCCAAGCGGTAAACTACCAATGACATTTCCAAGAGCTGTCGGGCAATTGCCGATGTATTACAATCATAAATCTACCGGAAGGCCTGGTGGCGACACCCCTACCGAGAGCGTATTCTGGTCGCACTATGGTGATATTGATAACTCTCCCCAATACCCTTTTGGGTACGGTTTAAGTTATGCGAAGTTCGAGTATTCTAACCTGAAACTTAGCAGTAATTCGCTAAATCCTAATGGAAAAATAACGCTGAGTGTTAGCGTAAAGAACAATAGTGCTGTCGACGGAAAAGAAGTTGTACAGCTTTATATACGCGATCTGTTCGGATCGGTAACACGACCGGTAAAAGAGCTTAAAGGTTTTGAACTTACCGAGATTAAAGCAGGGCAAACAAAAACAGTAAGCTTTACTATTGACGAAAAGATGCTTGAGTTTTATACTGCCAATGAGAAATGGGAAACTGAGCCCGGCGATTTTAAAGTATTTGTAGGCACTGATTCTGCTACTAAAATGGAAGCTTCGTTTAGCTATTCAAAATAA
- a CDS encoding peptidase S66: protein MKQKSDSQILEETYKYITPPYVSPGDKVGIVSTAKRCEPHEINDGLALLKSWGLEPVLGRNAFKTDGFLAGTDEQRLADLQKMLDDTSIKAIFFTKGGYGTLRIIDSIDWTALKAKPKWLVGYSDITLLHCHVHNFGIQSLHSVMLQGIPKSNAESSATIRTALFGESLNYSIPAQPENRAGGTVEGTLVGGNLSILYAVVGSASDIDTTDKILFIEDIDEYLYHYDRMLIALKRAGKLVNLKAVIVGDMIDIKDSTIPFGKTYQEITLEHFNCPVYFGFPSGHSEDNSALVMGRTIRISQMGSIVNFDFI from the coding sequence ATTAAGCAGAAAAGCGACTCTCAAATTTTAGAGGAAACGTATAAGTATATTACACCACCATACGTTTCACCCGGCGATAAGGTCGGTATTGTAAGTACAGCAAAACGTTGTGAGCCGCACGAAATAAACGACGGACTTGCCCTGCTTAAAAGCTGGGGGCTGGAACCTGTATTGGGGCGAAACGCCTTTAAAACCGATGGTTTCCTTGCGGGAACAGATGAACAACGTCTCGCCGATCTTCAGAAAATGCTGGATGATACGTCTATAAAGGCTATCTTTTTTACAAAAGGCGGCTACGGTACGTTACGTATAATAGATAGTATTGACTGGACGGCACTTAAAGCCAAACCTAAATGGCTGGTTGGCTATAGCGATATTACGCTGCTGCACTGCCACGTGCATAATTTTGGAATACAATCTTTACATTCCGTTATGTTACAGGGGATACCGAAAAGCAACGCGGAATCTTCTGCGACGATAAGAACAGCACTTTTCGGCGAAAGCCTGAATTATAGTATTCCGGCTCAGCCTGAAAACAGGGCAGGCGGTACTGTTGAAGGCACGCTAGTAGGAGGTAACCTATCTATACTATATGCGGTTGTTGGTTCTGCATCGGATATTGATACAACTGATAAAATATTATTTATAGAGGATATTGACGAGTATCTATATCATTATGACCGTATGCTTATAGCGCTTAAAAGAGCGGGTAAACTAGTCAACCTTAAAGCTGTTATTGTTGGTGATATGATAGATATAAAAGATTCTACCATTCCGTTTGGTAAAACGTATCAGGAGATCACTCTGGAACATTTTAACTGCCCGGTGTACTTTGGGTTTCCATCGGGGCATTCGGAGGACAACAGCGCGCTTGTGATGGGAAGAACTATACGAATTTCGCAAATGGGCAGTATTGTTAATTTTGATTTTATATAG